The following proteins come from a genomic window of Veillonellales bacterium:
- a CDS encoding relaxase/mobilization nuclease domain-containing protein, translating to MGKPILKSLLFGGYGVDPNAAYESFIFFHMACGLSGTRLFYHLLLDFEPGLVDPLQVREIGIEECRYLQRLGAMYVWGVHCTKRGAPHPHMHVVINSRLPLRGKKLQIKKRNIVEHKLWANQVLNRFGLPLIDMHVPYNWKEENNE from the coding sequence TTGGGAAAGCCAATCCTGAAATCCTTACTATTCGGCGGGTATGGTGTCGATCCTAATGCAGCGTATGAAAGCTTTATCTTTTTTCATATGGCGTGCGGTCTTAGCGGAACACGGCTCTTTTATCATTTGCTCCTTGACTTTGAACCGGGATTGGTAGACCCATTGCAAGTAAGAGAAATCGGGATAGAAGAATGCCGCTATTTGCAGCGGCTCGGTGCCATGTATGTCTGGGGAGTGCACTGCACAAAGCGGGGTGCTCCTCATCCCCATATGCATGTTGTTATTAATAGCCGGTTACCATTGAGAGGGAAAAAGCTGCAAATAAAAAAGCGTAACATTGTTGAGCACAAACTTTGGGCGAATCAAGTTTTAAACCGCTTTGGACTACCATTAATTGATATGCATGTCCCATATAATTGGAAGGAGGAAAATAATGAATAG